A single window of Kitasatospora sp. HUAS MG31 DNA harbors:
- the lanA gene encoding SCO0268 family class II lanthipeptide, protein MRTEMILQADAADLDLDLRISEVSDQAQEFGQGTYTSPSSYAIGTRCPVCC, encoded by the coding sequence ATGCGCACCGAGATGATCCTGCAGGCGGACGCGGCCGACCTCGACCTGGACCTCCGGATCTCCGAGGTCTCGGACCAGGCCCAGGAGTTCGGCCAGGGCACCTACACCTCGCCCAGCAGCTACGCCATCGGCACCCGCTGCCCGGTCTGCTGCTGA
- a CDS encoding nitroreductase family protein: MARDAPAPGGRDRRLRRLAGVRAYGFPEGNPGPYIDVGTAAATLLLAAHGVGLGAGPVTSFSRAAVAVLLGVPDGIRPELIACLGRPSPEQPPPVRRRGGPAWDDLVRWERF, encoded by the coding sequence ATCGCCCGGGATGCTCCAGCGCCCGGCGGCCGCGATCGTCGTCTGCGTCGACTGGCCGGGGTCCGCGCCTACGGCTTCCCGGAGGGCAACCCTGGTCCGTACATCGACGTGGGGACGGCCGCGGCGACCCTGCTGCTGGCCGCGCACGGCGTGGGGCTGGGCGCGGGACCGGTGACCTCGTTCAGCCGGGCGGCGGTCGCCGTGCTGCTCGGGGTGCCGGACGGCATCCGACCCGAGCTGATCGCCTGCCTGGGCCGTCCGTCTCCGGAGCAGCCTCCTCCGGTACGCCGCCGGGGCGGGCCCGCCTGGGACGACCTGGTGCGGTGGGAGCGCTTCTGA
- a CDS encoding DUF6092 family protein, with protein MGEPERAVRTGRVLDEEDAVELLAYLVCSARTQVDEAAEYAPLRLLTAAGRLAEMIEPQAGDRLRALLREVRRGHAETSVRAGDPQGYTDRLDALCRTLAAYLLDSLDPDDAEDADLERGRDPERAGTTDGRAP; from the coding sequence ATGGGCGAGCCCGAGCGCGCGGTACGGACCGGACGGGTGCTGGACGAGGAGGACGCGGTCGAACTCCTCGCCTACCTGGTCTGCTCCGCCCGCACCCAGGTGGACGAGGCCGCCGAGTACGCACCGCTGCGGCTGCTGACGGCGGCGGGACGGCTCGCCGAGATGATCGAGCCGCAGGCGGGCGACCGGCTGCGGGCGCTCCTGCGCGAGGTGCGCCGCGGTCACGCCGAGACCTCGGTCCGGGCCGGCGATCCCCAGGGCTACACCGACCGGCTGGACGCGCTCTGCCGGACCCTGGCCGCGTACCTGCTCGACTCGCTCGACCCCGACGACGCCGAGGACGCCGACCTCGAACGCGGCCGGGACCCCGAACGCGCCGGGACGACGGACGGCCGGGCACCGTGA
- a CDS encoding C40 family peptidase produces the protein MTTRVYPDRRRTRPLWHLAFLLALLGALGSFAGADRAHAAPSCQVLAGGSAPQAAEAVRQACTLIGTPYSWGGGHGSAPGPSYGICDASNGAPNDCHVRGLDCSGMVRYAYFLATGADVINGTTRTQWATGRAVARFYRSQGTALLLPGDLVFYGASPSTIHHVAIYLGQGYIAEAPYSGGHVQVAALASHGDYYGSIRLYGPGGGGQPPTPDPAPGRYWVDTFANASVYASPTSTASTGTLFQGTNYVYCKAWGRRIVNGSSHNRWWLKTDPDSGPAGQWVSAYYLSRWGNDEARDNNGTVIPNC, from the coding sequence GTGACTACTCGCGTATACCCCGACCGGCGAAGAACGCGGCCCCTCTGGCACCTGGCGTTCCTGCTCGCCCTGCTCGGCGCCCTGGGCTCCTTCGCCGGGGCCGACCGGGCCCACGCCGCACCGAGCTGCCAGGTGCTCGCCGGCGGCTCGGCACCGCAGGCCGCCGAGGCCGTCCGCCAGGCCTGCACCCTCATCGGCACCCCGTACTCCTGGGGCGGCGGCCACGGCTCGGCCCCCGGACCCTCGTACGGCATCTGCGACGCCTCCAACGGCGCGCCCAACGACTGCCACGTGCGCGGCCTGGACTGCTCCGGCATGGTCCGCTACGCCTACTTCCTGGCCACCGGAGCCGACGTGATCAACGGCACCACCCGCACCCAGTGGGCCACCGGGCGCGCGGTGGCCCGGTTCTACCGGAGCCAGGGCACCGCGCTGCTGCTCCCCGGCGACCTGGTGTTCTACGGCGCCTCGCCGAGCACCATCCACCACGTGGCGATCTACCTCGGGCAGGGCTACATCGCCGAGGCACCGTACTCCGGCGGCCACGTCCAGGTCGCCGCGCTCGCCTCGCACGGCGACTACTACGGCTCCATCCGCCTCTACGGCCCCGGCGGAGGCGGCCAGCCGCCCACCCCGGACCCCGCCCCGGGCCGGTACTGGGTGGACACCTTCGCGAATGCGTCGGTGTACGCCTCGCCGACGAGCACGGCGAGTACGGGGACGCTGTTCCAGGGGACGAACTACGTGTACTGCAAGGCGTGGGGCCGACGGATCGTCAACGGGTCGAGCCACAACCGCTGGTGGTTGAAGACGGATCCGGACAGCGGCCCGGCGGGGCAGTGGGTGTCCGCGTACTACCTCTCCCGCTGGGGCAACGACGAGGCCCGCGACAACAACGGCACCGTCATCCCGAACTGCTGA
- a CDS encoding putative quinol monooxygenase — translation MSQPIRLHILITTLPGRGQDQVDAYQRLAPIVRAEQGCLQYDLHRVVDDPDRFVLVELWASRDALAAHEATAHMVAADAASPAFRAGPAQVIEIEAAPVA, via the coding sequence ATGTCACAGCCGATACGACTCCACATCCTGATCACCACCCTTCCGGGCCGCGGCCAGGACCAGGTCGACGCCTATCAGCGGCTCGCACCGATCGTGCGGGCCGAGCAGGGGTGCCTGCAGTACGACCTGCACCGGGTAGTGGACGACCCGGACCGGTTCGTCCTCGTCGAACTCTGGGCGTCGCGGGACGCGTTGGCCGCTCACGAGGCCACCGCGCACATGGTGGCCGCCGACGCCGCCAGCCCGGCGTTCCGGGCGGGGCCGGCGCAGGTGATCGAGATCGAGGCCGCACCGGTGGCCTGA
- a CDS encoding excinuclease ABC subunit UvrA: MSKARRSAPQASAAERGADSHDLIRVHGARVNNLKDLSVEIPKRRLTVFTGVSGSGKSSLVFDTIAAESQRLINETYSAFVQGFMPTLARPEVDVLEGLTTAIAVDQQRMGGDPRSTVGTATDANAMLRILFSRLGEPHIGPPGAYAFNVPSVKASGAITVERGDRKTVKATFSRTGGMCPGCEGRGTVSDIDLTQLYDDSKSIAEGAFTIPGWKSESFWTVGIYAESGFLDPNKPIREFTEQEMQDFLYREPTKVKVNGVNLTYEGLVPKIQKSFLSKDREVMQPHIRAFVDRAVTFTACPECGGTRLSEGARSSRIRKISIADACAMEIRDLAEWVRGLDEPSVAPLLTALQQTLDSFVEIGLGYLSLDRSAATLSGGEAQRVKMIRHLGSSLTDVTYVFDEPTVGLHPHDIQRMNGLLLRLRDKGNTVLVVEHKPETIAVADHVVDLGPGAGTGGGTVCFEGTVEGLRASDTVTGRHFDDRATLKGTVREPSGRLEIRGAATNNLQDVDVDVPLGALVVVTGVAGSGKSSLIHGSLAAREEVVVVDQSPIRGSRRSNPATYTGLLEPIRKAFAKANGVKPALFSANSEGACPTCNGAGVIYTDLGMMAGVATPCEDCEGKRFQPSVLEYRLGGRDISEVLAMPVAEAEEFFGTGEARTPAAHRILERLADVGLGYLTLGQPLTTLSGGERQRLKLATHMGEKGSVYVLDEPTTGLHLADVEQLLGLLDRLVDGGKSVIVIEHHQAVMAHADWIIDLGPGAGHDGGRIVFEGTPADIVAARSTLTGEHLAAYVGA, translated from the coding sequence ATGAGCAAGGCCCGGAGGTCGGCCCCGCAGGCGTCGGCCGCGGAGCGCGGCGCCGACAGCCACGACCTGATCCGCGTGCACGGGGCGCGCGTGAACAACCTCAAGGACCTCAGCGTCGAGATCCCCAAGCGCCGGCTGACCGTGTTCACCGGGGTCTCCGGCTCGGGCAAGAGCTCGCTGGTGTTCGACACCATCGCCGCCGAGTCGCAGCGGCTGATCAACGAGACGTACAGCGCCTTCGTGCAGGGCTTCATGCCGACGCTGGCCCGGCCCGAGGTGGACGTCCTGGAGGGGCTGACCACGGCGATCGCGGTGGACCAGCAGCGGATGGGCGGCGACCCGCGGTCCACGGTCGGCACCGCGACCGACGCCAACGCGATGCTGCGGATCCTGTTCAGCCGGCTCGGCGAGCCGCACATCGGCCCGCCCGGGGCGTACGCCTTCAACGTTCCCTCGGTGAAGGCGAGCGGGGCCATCACGGTGGAGCGCGGCGACCGGAAGACGGTGAAGGCGACCTTCAGCCGCACCGGCGGCATGTGCCCGGGCTGCGAGGGCCGCGGGACCGTCTCCGACATCGACCTCACCCAGCTGTACGACGACTCCAAGTCCATCGCGGAGGGCGCGTTCACCATCCCCGGCTGGAAGTCGGAGAGCTTCTGGACCGTCGGCATCTACGCCGAGTCGGGCTTCCTCGACCCGAACAAGCCGATCCGCGAGTTCACCGAGCAGGAGATGCAGGACTTCCTGTACCGGGAGCCGACCAAGGTCAAGGTCAACGGGGTCAACCTCACCTACGAGGGCCTGGTCCCCAAGATCCAGAAGTCCTTCCTGTCCAAGGACAGGGAGGTGATGCAGCCGCACATCCGGGCCTTCGTGGACCGGGCGGTCACCTTCACCGCCTGCCCCGAGTGCGGCGGCACCCGGCTCAGCGAGGGCGCCCGGTCGTCCAGGATCCGGAAGATCAGCATCGCGGACGCCTGCGCGATGGAGATCCGGGACCTGGCCGAGTGGGTCCGCGGCCTCGACGAGCCGTCGGTGGCGCCGCTGCTGACCGCGCTGCAGCAGACCCTGGACTCGTTCGTGGAGATCGGCCTCGGCTACCTCTCGCTCGACCGGTCCGCGGCCACCCTCTCGGGCGGCGAGGCGCAGCGGGTCAAGATGATCCGCCACCTGGGCTCCTCGCTCACCGACGTGACGTACGTCTTCGACGAGCCGACGGTGGGGCTGCACCCGCACGACATCCAGCGGATGAACGGCCTGCTGCTGCGCCTGCGGGACAAGGGCAACACCGTGCTGGTGGTGGAGCACAAGCCGGAGACCATCGCCGTCGCCGACCACGTGGTGGACCTCGGCCCCGGCGCCGGCACCGGGGGCGGCACGGTCTGCTTCGAGGGCACGGTCGAGGGGCTGCGGGCCTCCGACACCGTCACCGGTCGGCACTTCGACGACCGGGCGACGCTGAAGGGCACGGTGCGCGAGCCGTCCGGCCGGCTGGAGATCCGCGGCGCGGCCACCAACAACCTCCAGGACGTCGACGTGGACGTCCCGCTCGGGGCGCTGGTGGTGGTGACCGGGGTCGCCGGCTCGGGGAAGAGCTCGCTGATCCACGGCTCGCTGGCGGCGCGCGAGGAGGTGGTGGTGGTCGACCAGAGTCCGATCCGCGGCTCCCGGCGGAGCAACCCGGCGACGTACACCGGCCTGCTGGAGCCGATCCGCAAGGCGTTCGCGAAGGCCAACGGGGTGAAGCCGGCCCTGTTCAGCGCCAACTCCGAGGGCGCCTGCCCGACCTGCAACGGCGCCGGCGTCATCTACACCGACCTGGGGATGATGGCGGGCGTGGCCACGCCCTGCGAGGACTGCGAGGGCAAGCGGTTCCAGCCCTCGGTGCTGGAGTACCGGCTCGGCGGGCGGGACATCAGCGAGGTGCTGGCGATGCCGGTGGCCGAGGCCGAGGAGTTCTTCGGCACCGGCGAGGCCCGGACGCCGGCCGCGCACCGGATCCTGGAGCGGCTGGCCGACGTCGGACTCGGCTACCTCACCCTCGGTCAGCCGCTCACCACGCTGTCGGGCGGCGAGCGGCAGCGGCTGAAGCTGGCCACCCACATGGGCGAGAAGGGCAGCGTCTACGTCCTGGACGAGCCGACCACCGGCCTGCACCTGGCGGACGTGGAGCAGCTGCTCGGCCTGCTGGACCGGCTGGTCGACGGGGGCAAGTCGGTGATCGTCATCGAGCACCACCAGGCGGTGATGGCGCACGCGGACTGGATCATCGACCTGGGCCCGGGCGCCGGCCACGACGGCGGCCGGATCGTCTTCGAGGGCACGCCCGCGGACATCGTGGCCGCCCGCTCCACCCTCACCGGCGAGCACCTCGCCGCCTACGTCGGCGCCTGA
- a CDS encoding VOC family protein, with the protein MDITLHWTFLPHTDPAASLAFYRDLLGFEVRNDVGYGDLRWITVGPAGGTGPAIVLEPPAADPGITEEERRTVVEMMAKGTCARLTLATPDLDGLFDRLKAGGAEFVQEPTEQPYGVRDCAFRDPAGNLIRFNEVR; encoded by the coding sequence ATGGACATCACCCTGCACTGGACCTTCCTCCCGCACACCGACCCGGCGGCCTCGCTGGCCTTCTACCGCGACCTGCTCGGCTTCGAGGTCCGCAACGACGTCGGCTACGGCGACCTGCGCTGGATCACCGTCGGCCCGGCCGGCGGGACCGGCCCCGCGATCGTCCTGGAGCCGCCCGCGGCCGACCCCGGCATCACCGAGGAGGAGCGCCGGACCGTCGTCGAGATGATGGCCAAGGGCACCTGCGCGCGCCTCACCCTGGCCACCCCCGACCTGGACGGGCTGTTCGACCGCCTGAAGGCCGGCGGCGCCGAGTTCGTCCAGGAGCCGACCGAGCAGCCGTACGGCGTCCGTGACTGCGCCTTCCGCGACCCCGCGGGCAACCTGATCCGCTTCAACGAGGTGCGCTGA
- a CDS encoding VOC family protein has translation MTTFRGLATIRYHAEDLAAARRWYTEVLGVEPYFAQPDYIEFRLGDHAQELGISRTPSAPAGVVAYWHVDEVDAVMERLLKLGARPHEPLRDYGPFRAGAVLDPFGNILGVMHNPHYLEVLAARD, from the coding sequence ATGACGACCTTCCGTGGACTCGCCACCATCCGCTACCACGCCGAGGACCTCGCCGCGGCGCGCCGCTGGTACACCGAAGTGCTGGGCGTGGAGCCGTACTTCGCACAGCCCGACTACATCGAGTTCCGGCTCGGCGACCACGCCCAGGAACTCGGCATCTCGCGCACCCCCTCCGCCCCGGCCGGCGTGGTCGCCTACTGGCACGTGGACGAGGTCGACGCCGTCATGGAGCGGCTGCTCAAGCTCGGCGCCCGCCCCCACGAACCGCTGCGCGACTACGGCCCGTTCCGGGCGGGCGCCGTGCTCGACCCGTTCGGCAACATCCTCGGCGTGATGCACAACCCCCACTACCTGGAGGTCCTCGCCGCCCGCGACTGA
- a CDS encoding sensor histidine kinase: MSLRGRLALFTAASVSLAVAACAVAGWFAARGEMIRQVDATLARAWAPEAHLSPAPGDRYRTVADWCGKGSEPPWMVRDPAPTVLLPDGRSCPQAGPRAIRPTAADLAVTAPGPAGGSTGRSAGGPARSLARDGRLVDGEAVRVRVVAVPLTVDGRHTVAAVALAQPLRPVDDALAGLALLMAGVAGAVIAASGAGALWIARRALQPVDRLTRAVEDIARTRRPGATVALPGGDEIARLGRSFDVMSTALADARESQARLIADAGHELRTPLTSLRTNVDLLVRSEETGRALPDGLRSRMLGGMRAQMAELTALIGDLLELAGPAEAPGPGSRSAVVALHEVVARALDAVRQRGPEPEFGARLTPWYVRGDARALERAVLNLLDNAVKFGSPGGPVEVVLAEGVLTVRERGCGITPEELPHVFDAFWRAPSARPLPGSGLGLAIAARAVREAGGELALASARSERGGPTGTTATVRLPGTPTGP, translated from the coding sequence ATGAGCCTGCGCGGACGGCTCGCCCTGTTCACCGCCGCCTCGGTGTCCCTGGCGGTGGCGGCCTGCGCGGTGGCCGGATGGTTCGCTGCCCGCGGGGAGATGATCCGCCAGGTCGACGCGACGCTGGCCCGCGCCTGGGCGCCGGAGGCCCACCTCTCGCCGGCGCCGGGCGACCGGTACAGGACGGTCGCCGACTGGTGCGGCAAGGGCTCGGAGCCACCGTGGATGGTCCGCGATCCCGCTCCCACGGTGCTCCTCCCCGACGGGAGGTCCTGCCCGCAGGCCGGTCCCCGGGCGATCCGGCCGACGGCCGCGGACCTCGCCGTGACGGCTCCCGGACCGGCGGGCGGGTCGACGGGCAGGTCGGCGGGCGGGCCGGCCCGGTCGCTGGCCCGGGACGGGCGGCTGGTCGACGGAGAGGCGGTCCGGGTGCGGGTGGTCGCGGTGCCGCTCACGGTGGACGGGCGGCACACCGTCGCGGCGGTCGCGCTGGCGCAGCCGCTGCGGCCGGTGGACGACGCGCTGGCCGGACTGGCGCTGCTGATGGCAGGGGTCGCCGGTGCGGTCATCGCCGCGTCGGGCGCCGGGGCGCTGTGGATCGCACGCCGGGCCCTGCAGCCGGTGGACCGCCTCACCCGGGCGGTCGAGGACATCGCCCGGACCCGCCGGCCGGGAGCGACGGTCGCGCTGCCGGGCGGTGACGAGATCGCCCGCCTGGGCCGGTCGTTCGACGTGATGAGCACCGCACTGGCCGACGCCCGGGAGAGCCAGGCGCGGCTCATCGCGGACGCCGGGCACGAGCTGCGCACCCCGCTCACCTCGCTGCGGACCAATGTGGATCTGCTGGTGCGCAGCGAGGAGACCGGGCGGGCGCTGCCGGATGGCCTGCGGTCCCGGATGCTCGGCGGCATGAGGGCGCAGATGGCGGAGCTGACGGCCCTGATCGGCGATCTGCTGGAACTCGCCGGCCCCGCCGAGGCGCCCGGGCCGGGGTCGCGGAGCGCGGTGGTGGCGCTGCACGAGGTGGTCGCCCGGGCACTGGACGCGGTCCGGCAGCGCGGGCCGGAGCCGGAGTTCGGGGCGCGGCTGACGCCCTGGTACGTGCGGGGGGATGCGCGGGCGCTGGAGCGGGCGGTGCTCAACCTGCTGGACAACGCGGTGAAGTTCGGCTCCCCGGGCGGGCCGGTGGAGGTCGTCCTGGCCGAGGGGGTGCTGACGGTCCGGGAGCGGGGCTGCGGGATCACGCCGGAAGAGCTGCCGCACGTCTTCGACGCGTTCTGGCGGGCGCCCTCGGCGCGTCCGCTGCCCGGTTCGGGCCTGGGCCTGGCGATCGCGGCCCGCGCGGTCCGCGAGGCGGGCGGCGAGCTGGCGCTGGCCTCGGCCCGGTCCGAACGGGGCGGGCCGACCGGCACCACCGCGACCGTACGCCTGCCGGGCACACCGACCGGGCCGTGA